The window CATCGTCATCACTAGTTGCTTTGGATTCTTAATATAATTTCTCTTATTGGGAACAATGATTGAAGCCCAAACAACTCTTTTACCATGCTGATAACAAGTTGTTTGTGTTTTTCTAACTCTTCATAGGACCATAATGTAGTGTCTATTGTCTGTTTCAGATCGAGCTTCCCCCATGGACAGACATTGTGAAGACTGGTAAGCTGAAGGAGCTTGCCCCTTATGATCCTGATTGGTACTACATCAGAGCTGGTAACCTCTCTCTCCTCCTAGTCTCTCTCTATTATTCAACTAGTAGACATTTTTACAAGAATGCTCTCTCGTTATGATGACAGCATCTATGGCAAGGAAGGTATACCTGAGGGGAGGTCTTGGCGTTGGTGCTTTCCGTAGAATCTACGGTGGAAGCAAGAGAAACGGCAGTCGCCCACCACATTTCTGCAAAAGCAGCGGTGGCGTTGCACGTCACATTCTCCAGCAGTTGGAGACTATGAACATTGTTGAGATTGACACCAAAGGGTAACGCCTTTCTTAAAATCCAAGTCATCTCTGtatatctttctttttagcAAGACTCTGATGGTTACAAACTGTTATTGTTTGTCTTcttcagaggaagaagaatcaCTTCCAGTGGTCAACGGGATTTGGACCAGGTTGCTGGACGTATTGCAGCTGAAATTTGAAGATCtgaatcttgttttttttagttcttCTACTACTTTTGAAACCAATGTCCTGTTTTTAGTccttttatctttttctct is drawn from Raphanus sativus cultivar WK10039 unplaced genomic scaffold, ASM80110v3 Scaffold5693, whole genome shotgun sequence and contains these coding sequences:
- the LOC130507775 gene encoding 40S ribosomal protein S19-1-like translates to MATGKTVKDVSPHDFVKAYASHLKRSGKIELPPWTDIVKTGKLKELAPYDPDWYYIRAASMARKVYLRGGLGVGAFRRIYGGSKRNGSRPPHFCKSSGGVARHILQQLETMNIVEIDTKGGRRITSSGQRDLDQVAGRIAAEI